The genomic segment AAGGGGATTTTAAGATAACTTACTCCGTTACTCTCTGGGGTAGGTATTTTACCCGCACGAATATTCAATTGAATGGCAGGGAAGATGAGTTTGGGTAAGGTTAGAGTTTTGTCACGATTATTTCGAATAGTCACAAACTCTGTTTCGCTGACGCCACTGTGAAGGTGGATATTTTTTTCTTTTTGTTCTTTAACTGTAGATTTGTGTTGAAGGGTCTGTCTGTTTGGTGGAGGATAATCATGGCACAAATATAATAAAGTGTCATCGGGATATGACAGTATTTTTTGTACTGAATGATATAATTGTTTTGCATCACCACCCGGAAAATCACAGCGGGCGGTGCCCACGTCTGGCATAAATAAAGTATCCCCTACAAAAATAGTGTCGCCGATTTTATAAGCCATACAAGCTGGAGTATGACCCGGAACAGACAAAACTTCTAAGGACAATTCACCAAAATTGAGAACATCTTTATCTTTCAATAGATAGTTAAAGTCTGACCCATCAGTTGGAAAATCATGACTAAAATTAAAAATAGATTTAAATACTTTTTGAACTTCAGTGATTTTTTCGCCAATAGCGATGGGAGCAGTTGTTTCTTCTTGGATGTAATGACCTGCACTAAGGTGATCTGCATGAGCATGGGTTTCAAGAATATAGTCTACAACCAGCCTCTCAGAACGAATAAAGTTTAATAATTCATCCGCAGACTCGTAAGTAATATGCCCTGACTCTTGTTGAAAGTTAAGCACCGGATCAATGATGACACAATGCAGATCACGTGAGGAATATACCACGTAAGAATAAGTCCACGTCCCTGGATCAAAAAATGATTTAACGACGTGGTTATCCATTGGCTACTCAGTTGACTTCTAACAGTTCTACATCAAACATAAGCTTAGCGTTAGGAGGGATCACGCCCCCTGCACCGCGACTGCCATAACCTAAGTGTGAGGGAATAATAAGAGTTCGTTTGCCACCCACTTTCATGCCCGCAACGCCCTCATCCCAGCCCTTGATGACCTGACCCGCACCTAATATAAATTGGAAAGGTTGATTACGGTCCACGGAACTATCAAATTTCTGTCCCTTATGGTCCTTTGCGTTGGCATCGTATAACCAGCCTGTATAGTGCACTGATACTTGTTGTCCTGATTTAGCTGTGGCGCCTGTACCGATTAAATGGTCAATGATGGTTAATCCATCTAGTGTCATGGTGGTTTTCTCCGTAGATGCTGAAAAACTGTTATTTGCGATAAAAAAAGAAGACAGTGATACCAATAAAAAATACATGAGTTGTTTCATAACTTCTCCTGAACAATGAATATTACCATGGTTATTTTAGCTGTTCTGACCAAAATTTTTCCAGCCTTTGTACAGAAATTGGATAGAGGGTTTTCATGGGTTGAGCATACAATGATAGATAAAACTCTTCCAGCATTTTCATAAACTGTTGACTTGGTTCGGAGTTCCCTTTTTTATGACGATATTCTTTGAGTCTTGTAGTAAAGGTTATGGTTTGTTTCATTTTATCTTGGTCTTGGCGAGGATCCAAAATACAACGTTCCACACGTTTTAATAATCCTTCTACATACCTGGGTCGCAACAGATACTCTTGCAAAGAAATATCCAAGTAAAGAGACCAATTCAGTAACCTATTCAGATGATCAATTATGTCACGATAGGAGTCAGGGTAAGCGGCCTTTTTTAATTTCTCTTGCTGTGTAAAAAATTGTTTTAATAGTTCGCACAGTAAGCGGTGTTTATCGTTTAACAGTTTGATCAGAGTGCTTAATTGAGATCGTATATGTAAGCAAAGCTGACTAAAAGAGGACTCGTTATTAATTTTTCCTGAAAAAGAATTAACGAGCTCTTTCAATAAAAGATGTAACCATTGTTTTTTTAACCAACCCTCCACTTGTTGATGAGGGGGAGGAGACAGCTTGCAGAGAAGTAATGCCAACTCTGTTGAGTGAGTCAGATTTTTCTCTATAGGGTTCAGCCAACTCTTTAGTTGAATTTCAACTAGGCGGGTAATTCCTGATTGTGTTTTGATTTGTACCTCAAGAGGAGTGTCCATTGCTCTAATAAAAAGATGGCCCTCTTCATTGACTAAGGCGGGGTATAGGATAATTCGAATCCCCTTTTTGTTTACAATAATTTCCTCAGGCAGTTCACCAAAGTTCCAACTGGTAATCTCTGGTAAGTGTAAAAGAGGGTTATCTAGTTGTTGTATTTCTTCTTCTATTAAGGGACTTAAGTGTTGTTTTAGTTGGCTTAAGGATCGTGATTGGGCGATTTCCTCATTGGAATCAGTGACAACTTGCAAATTCATTAAAAGATGTTTGGGTAACGTAGGCCAACTTTCCGGTGAAATACTCTGATGGTAAACCTCGGCAATAAATGTTTGTAAACAGGTTAATAATGAACCATCTTTTTCTGAAAACCGACTTAAAAAAAGAGTAATACAATGAGGCACTGGAACCAGTACTCGTCTAATGGATGGAGGCAATCCTTTAATTAATAGTTGAATTTTTTCACGGATAAGGCCAGGTACGAGCCATTCAATATCGCTCTCATTCAGCGAACCCAGTAGAGGCAGAGGAATTCTTAGGGTAACGCCATCTAATGGATGGCCTGGATCGAAGCGATAGAGTAGAGGGTAATCATTACCATGAATATGTAATGAATCGGGATAGAGTACAAGAGTTGCATTTTCACTACTGTGTTTTTTTAATTGCTCTGGGGTAAATAAAAGGGTCTCTTTTTCCTGTGACGATAATTTCTGATACCAATTTGTTAACTCTTGAGCTTTGGTGATGAACGAGGGAATGTAGTGCCGATATAATTCAACGATAGCCTCCTCATCAATCAGAACATCTTGACGTCGGGTCTTATGTTCTAGCAGCGCAACGCTCTCAATGGTGTGATGGTTTTGTGAGACAAAGTTAGGTATCTTTCCACTATATTCTTGTAACACACATAAATGTCGCAGTAGTAAAGAATAGGCCTGATCTCTATCACGTTGGTCCAATGATACTTTGCGTCGTTGAATAACGGTCAACCCATAGAGTGTGCCATTTTCATAGGCTATCGCCTGACCTTGAATGGGATCCCATTCGCCAGGTGAGAGGGTATAGTGCATTAAACCCTTAGCAAATTTTTCTATCCAATGACTTTGAATCTGACAGACGGTTCGTGCCTGCAATATGCCCGTATCAATGATTTCTGAAGCCATGATCCATTTGGGTTTTTTCAATGCTAAGGATGAAGATTTATTGATTTTAAATTTTAAACCACGTACGCCCAGATAACTTTCACTGTCTTGATGATAGTTACCAATTTGACTAATTAATCCGCTAAGTAGTGCGTTGTGTAGTGAATCATAAGTTGTTTCCTTTTGATTAGGGGTTATTCCAAGCGCTTCAATAGATTGTTTTAATTGATGATGTAAATCATGCCATTCACGAACTCTCTTAAAGTTCAAGAAATGTTTATGACACCAGCGTAGTTGGTGTTTTTTGCTTCCATTTAATTCCTTAAGATAGGCATGCCATAAGTTGATGATGGACATAAAGTCAGATTGCGGATGGGCAAACTGTTTATGTTGTTGGTCCGCTTGTACTCTCAATTCAAAGGGGCGCTCCCGTGGGTCTTGGATACTTAAAAAGGAGGTAATGATCAGTACTTCCGTGACACACTGATATTCTTGGGCCGCAATTAACATGCGTGATAAATGAGGATCTAAGGGAATCTTTGCTATTTTCTGACCAATGGGTGTCAAGTTCTGATTACCATCGATAGCGCTAAGCTCCAATAATTCTAACCTTCCACTTTGAATGGCTTTTGGTGAGGGAGGATCTATAAAAGGAAAGTCTTCAATAGAGCCTAACTTTAAGTGGATCATTTTTAATATGACTCCAGCCAATGAGCTTCTTAATAACTCAGGGGTTGTAAAGGCTGGACGGCTATTAAAATCCTCCTCACTATATAGGCGTATACAAATCCCAGGAGCAGTCCTACCGGAACGCCCCGCTCGCTGCTTGGCTGAGGCTTGTGAGTTCTTTTCAATGAGTAATTGATCGATTTTGTTACGTTGACTAAAACGCTTTACTCTGACCAAACCACTGTCCACAACAAAACGAATTCCAGGAACCGTGAGTGAGGTTTCTGCTACGTTAGTGGATAAAACAATCCTGCGATATGGGCTAGAACTAAAGATTTTGTCTTGTTCTTGTTGCGAGAGGCGAGCAAATAGGGGGATGATTTCTGTGTGGGCAGGTTGCTGTCTTCTTAAAGAATCGAGAACATCTCTGATATCCCGCTCTCCCGGCAGAAAGACCAACACATCACCTTGATGTGTTTCTTTCATTAAATCATCTATAACCTGTAGCAGATGACTCTTTGTACTGCCGTTCTCTATGTCCTCATTATCCTCTTGTTCTAATTGCACTGGACGATACCGAATATCAACAGGGTAAGTGCGACCACTTACTTCAATAATAGGAGCACCGTGGAAAAAATTAGAAAACTTTTCCGTTTCAATGGTAGCTGAGGTAATAATCAGTTTTAAGTCTGGGCGGGAAGGAAGTATTTGTTTAAGATAACCCAGTAAAAAATCAATGTTTAAACTTCTTTCATGGGCTTCATCAATGATGATGACATCATAAGCTGTTAGCCGAGGATCTCGGTTTATTTCGGCCAATAAAATACCGTCTGTCATCACTTTGATGGCACTTGCTGTTGGATTGACTCGGTCTTGAAAGCGGATTTTAGTGCCAACGCCATGACCTACCTCAGTTTTTAGTTCTTGCGCCAGCCGTTGCGCGACTGATCTGGCAGCAAGACGCCTGGGTTGGGTACAACCAATCATTTTATGTTGTCCAAAACCCAAACTGAGACATATTTTAGGGATTTGTGTGGTTTTACCAGATCCTGTTTCACCACACAGAATAAGTGTTTGATGCTGAGTAATTAAAAGACGAATTTCATCCAGATGATCATGAATGGGCAATGAGCCGTCAAACTCAGGATTTAAGACGGGTTTTTGCATGGTAATTAGGGCTTGGTGTAAAGATATAGTCGCTCTTTTTGATCACCAGGACGTGAGCCACTCCATAATAAAGTGCCTTCCCCAATGCGGTAAATGCGATGGCGTGGGTTGTCTTGTAATAACAACAGAGGACAAGTTGATGAGGGATTTATTTCAAGGCGTTGGGTATGGAGATGTAAATAATATTCCAATAATCCACGTTGTGGTTCACCAAGGCCAAGACTCGCTATGCAGCCAGGATGGTGTATAAGATTGTTAGATAGTGAGGTCATAACACTCTCATAACCTCTTGCACGGTCAATAAAGGGTAACCACAGCGACATCAACAATAACCAAGATACAGTAAGCCCCACTGACCAATTAATGAGTGCACGCCGGGCATTCTGGTGTGAGCGCATGATCGTGACAATCCATAATCCACTGATGAACAAAGCAAATACAAAGGGTAGGAAATGAAATTGTTCACGAAAACCGGGTAATGTTGTATCCAAAAAGTTAACAATACTTGCTGGGAAATTTAATAACTGTGCAACCCACCCTAGCCATAATAAAAGAGTAATGAGTCCAAAAGTAATCATCCCAAACCAATCTAAGGCGTGGGCAGTGCCTCTTTTTAACAGATCTATATTTCCACCAGCAAGAATGGACAAGGGGACAAGTAGTGATAGGGTATAAAACTCATTGGGTTGGGTACAAAAGCCTAATACAAAGTAGAACCATAACAAGCAAAGCATCACGTAGCGTACGGAGGGTCTTGAGCGTAGAGCTCTACCACCATACCAAAGAACACCTAAGGACAATGGTGCTGCTGGAAAGGCAAACCAAATACTAACAATCAAGTAGTACAAAGGAGTGGTGGTTAAAATAAACCATTGGCTTGGATGAAGGAAAGGATCTGCGAGACGCATCCACCACTGATGAAACTCATTAGGATGATGTAAATGCAGGGCATAGGGCCAAATTATAAGAAAGGGGGCTAAGCTGAGAACAATAGCCAGGATATAAATGAGCGGTCTTTTTGGCATGACTGGTCTGATAGCCAGGGGACTTAACAGAATTAGGGGTAATAATAATCCCGCTGCTAAGGGGCCAATCGATAGGAAAGCAATGCCTAAACCGGTTCCTGCTAGTAATCCAGCCCACAGGGATTGGTTTCTTGACCAAGGAATGGCCACAAAGACCATGGCCATGCCGGTGATCCATGACAGATGAGAGCTCATCTCATGGGCTCTCAATAAAAGCCCGACAGAGCCCATCAATAGAATAACGCTGGCGCGTATAGCTCGCGAACCAAATAAAGTATAGGCTCCGAGGGCGGTAATAACAAAAGTTAGCGCCATAAAGAGCCCACTCGAGAGTCTTGCTGCATCCGCTGGGTTTAGCCAAGGACTAAAGAGGCGTTGCGTGAGGGCGGCAACCCAGAAATAAAAGGGAGGGGTATTAAAATAAGGCTCGCCACCTAAAGTTGGATATAACCAGTGACCGCCATGATTGAGATGATAAATAATGCCTTGACTGACCGCTTCGTCATATTTCCAAGGAGAGTGGCCTGTTAAGCCGGGGATTAGCCAAGCACAGCAAATAAGTAAGAAAAGGACAGTTTTGCCTAGGGTGAATTCCCCATCAAAACTCAAGGACTTTTTATTGGAGAAGAGTGAAAACACGTGGTCTCCAGTTAAAACTTAAGGCAGCACAGCTGCTGCCTTAAACGGCTAAAATAAATAATTATTTACGGGCGTATTTCTGACGGAATTTTTCAACACGACCAGCTGTATCAACAATTTTTTGTTTACCAGTGTAAAACGGATGACAAGCGGAACAGACTTCCACAGATAAGTTGGGTTTACCAAGGGTTGATTTGGTAACAAAAGAGTTTCCGCAACTACAAGTAACGGTCACATCTTGATAATTTGGGTGAATTTCAGGTTTCATAATCTTTATCCTAAACAAATATGTCGGGGTATACGACACTAAGCCCATTATTATGACTTAAATTAAGCCTTTTGGCAATAAAAGAGCAATACTAAACTACGGCAGATTTAGCCTCTGCGCATGGAATCAAAGAAATCAGCATTGTTTTTAGTGGCTTTGATTTTATCCAGTAGGAATTCCAACGCCTCAATTTCGTCCATTGGATAAAGTAATTTTCGTAATACCCAGATTTTTTGAAGAACCTCTGGCTTCAGTAACATTTCCTCTCGTCTGGTTCCCGACCGGTTAACATTAATAGCAGGATAAATTCTTTTCTCCGCCATTCGTCGATCGAGGTGAATTTCCATATTACCAGTACCTTTGAATTCTTCGTAGATCACATCGTCCATCCGAGAACCGGTATCGACCAATGCAGTAGCAATAATAGTGAGTGATCCCCCTTCCTCAACATTTCTTGCCGCCCCAAAGAAACGTTTTGGACGCTGTAATGCGTTCGCATCAACACCACCGGTTAACACCTTGCCCGATGAGGGGATGACAGTGTTGTAGGCCCGCGCAAGTCTTGTGATTGAATCTAATAGAATCACTACATCACGTTTATGCTCCACCAAACGTTTTGCTTTTTCAATCACCATCTCAGCCACTTGCACATGACGGGTGGCCGGTTCATCAAAGGTAGAGGACACCACTTCGCCCCTCACTGAGCGTTGCATTTCAGTTACTTCTTCTGGTCGTTCATCAATCAACAAAACAATTAAATGAGCATCAGGGTTATTGGAGGAAATAGAATGTGCAATATGTTGCAACATGACTGTTTTTCCGCTTTTAGGACTGGCTACCAATAATCCACGCTGACCTTTCCCGATGGGAGCCACGATATCGATGACACGTCCAGTGATATTTTCTTCAGCTTTTATATCACGTTCAAGGGTAAGAGGTTCAGTTGGAAAAAGAGGGGTTAAGTTTTCAAAGAGGATTTTGTTTTTTGAGTTTTCTGGAGCCTCACCGTTCACTAAATCAACTTTAACTAGAGCGAAGTAACGTTCTCCTTCCTTAGGTATTCTAATTTCACCCTCAATACTGTCCCCGGTATGTAAGTTAAACCGTCTGATTTGAGAGGGGGAAATATAGATATCATCGGGACTCGCCAAATAAGAAGTCTCAGGAGACCGAAGAAACCCAAAACCATCCTGTAAAACTTCTAAGGTTCCTTCACCATAAATACTTTCACCTTTCTTGGCTTGGTTCTTTAATAAAGCAAATATCAATTCTTGCTTACGTAATCGATTGGCTCCTTCAATTTCATTTTTAATAGCCATTTCGACTAGTTCGGTGACATGTAGGGTTTTTAGATCAGATAAATGCATAGAATGACCAAGAATAGAGAAGTGTTAGGTTGGGAAAATTTTTTAAGAATTAATGGGTTAAGATTTTAAGATTAATTAAGTTGCACAGTTTTCACAAACTGTGCAACAAAATCTACGCTTTTTACAAGTGACTGTCAATAAAAGCACTTAGTTGTGATTTAGATAGCGCTCCAACTTTGGTGGCTTCTACGTTACCATTTTTGAATAGTAGAAGGGTAGGGATGCCGCGGATACCGAATTTTCTTGAGGTCTCGGGGTTATCATCAACATTTAATTTGGCTATTTTCAAACGACCGGAGTAGTCTTTGGCAATATCTTCAAGTATTGGTGCGATTAATTTACAGGGACCACACCATTCAGCCCAAAAGTCTAGCAGAACAGGAGTATTGGCTTGTAGTACGTCAGCATCAAATGAACGATCGCTAATATGTATTATGGATTCACTCATGATTTTCCTCTGAAAATAAGTAACGGAATTACGTTAGATGAATAAGGCATTTTTTAGATTACATGTATTTTAACTCAATTCAAACTAAGCGCATAGTAGTTAAAAATGTATAATAGATCCACTATTATAATAAAGTCTCTAATGTGTTGCGCCTGGAATAATTATAAATTTAATAGACATATTGGGTCTTAATTAATTCGATTTGGGTATTTGTGGAATCCATTTTAGCCCTGTTAAAATAAACGATTTATTGGCTAGGAGAGTAGTGCCATGACTTATGTGGTAACCGAGTCTTGTATACGTTGTAAATATACAGATTGTGTGGATGTATGTCCGGTAGATTGTTTTCGTGAGGGACCTAACTTTTTAGTTATTGATCCAGATGAATGTATTGATTGCACCTTATGTGTCGCGGAATGTCCGGTAGAAGCTATTTATGCTGAAGATGACGTACCTGAAAATCAACGGGCCTTTATTGCAATCAACGCAGATCTGGCGAAAGTTTGGAAGCCTATTATTGAGCGTAAAGACCCTTTAGAGGATGCCGATGAGTGGAAAGACGTGAAGGAAAAACGCGAGTTTCTGGAGAAGTAGAGCGACAGTCATGGGCCCTTCAGGAAATGGTCCATGAAGTACAGCATCTCATCAAGGATTACCCGAGTGGAAAGGGGATTCTTATTATTGTCCCCCATGCAAAACTCATCTCTCAATTAGGTCCATTGATTGCAACCCTTGCCCCTCGCGCTCATATCACCACATTTTCTATACTCGCTGAGAGGGTTCCGTTAAAAGCGCGAATCATGGGAGAGTTTGAGCGTCAGCAGTTGATCTATGACGCTTTAAATGAACATCAATGGTTTAATGCCCGCTACCGTTGGAATTTTGCTGAAGAAGCGGTGAAACTCATGGATGAGCTCAGCTTGCACGGTATAGTATGGCCACACGATGAGAAGTCCTTGGTGCAAATCCTTGCCAGTGCTTATCAGTCAGCCCTATCTCAACCTTTGGTTTTTGAAGCGAAGGTGGTTTATACCCTTTGGCAATTACTTCACAGCTCTCATGAGTGTTTATCAGTCGCTATGGCTTATATAGAGCGTCTTCAGCGATTACCTCAGTTTATCGGTGAAGACGCTATTATAGTGATGGAGGCAAGTCTTCATTATCCCTCTGAAAAATACTGTATTGAAGAGCTCTCTCAGCAAAAGCCTGTTAAAAGAATCCCAATCATAAATACTTCACCATCAGATTTTAGAGAGTGGTTGTATCACTTGTGGATGCCTGAACAACCTCTTAACTTGGTTGAATGGATTCATCGTTACGAAGCTCGGTTTAGGCTGAGTCCCATTACCGGTCGTATCAAAATAGCCGCATACAATCATTTTGAAGAGGAGGTTCAATACGCCCTTAACTGGATAGCGGAGAAAATAGCCAGCCAACAGATACCCATTATGGTTGTTGCTCAGGATCGGCAAGCCGCCAGAAGATTACAAGCCTGTTTATCATCTAAGGGGATTAGTGTTGAAGACGGTACTGGTTGGGTGTTGAGTACCACAACAGTGGTGGCTGGAGTTCATGTTTGTTTAAGTCTGATTCAACAAGGTATTACTCGACAAGGATTGTTCGAGCTATTTCACTTACCTTGGTTTTTGTCTGCCTTGGCAGAGCCTGAGAGAGATGTATTGCTCGAACAATTAAAAAACACCATTGGTCAATTTGCTCATCTCTCACAGTTGAATAAATGGTTAAATCAAAGATCTTTAGATGAAGAGATTGGGCAAGTATTAGGTGAGGAACAGGTGAAAGCCATTCTTTTGAGAGGCTTGTCCTTGTTTCAACAGACCCAAGCTAGCCTGAGTGATTGGATCCATAAGCTGTTTGAATTACTGGAACTCTGGTTAATGTTGGAAGCCATCCAGCAAGATCATGCCGGGCGACAGTTGATGGATTTATTACAGCAGTTGGCGGCTAATCAACAGCATCAACAGGGATCATATACTTTTAATGAGTGGTTCAAATGGTTAGAGAGAATTCTTGAAATGAATCACTATCAGCCAGATAGCCAGCAAGCTCAAGTGGTGTTCACGCAATTATCCCAATGTTTATATATTCCCTCCAAAGCCACCTTAGTACTGGGTGCAGACAATAGTCAATTACCCTATATCCCTAACAATATACTGTTTAGTGATGCAGTAAGATCTCTTTTTCAGTTGCCGATAAGGGAGAATTTTATTCATCAAGCGATACTTGATCTACTTGAACTATTTGATCATTCTGATTCGATAATAGTGATGTATCGTACAGAAAATGGGGGGATAAAAACCACTCTATCACCCATGTTAGATATCTTAGAGAATACACATTTATCCATGTATCATGAGTCGTTAATGCTATGTAATACTGCTCAACATACTACACCCTATTTCAAGACGATAGAGCGACCCAGTGTAGTGATTCCTCCTCAAAGGCTACCGAAAACTCTCACCGCTTCTTTTTATCAAAGAATTCTGAACTGTCCCTATCAGTCTTTTATATATGATGTGTTAGGATTGAAAAAATCATTCCCAGTTAAAGAAGAGGTAACCAAAGCTGAATTTGGTCAATTGGTTCATCAAATCTTAAGTCTGTCTGTAGAAACTAAACGCCGTCAATCACAATACTCATGGTTACAATCTATTCAAGAGAATACCGATAAACTTTGGCAACGAGTCCTAGAGCAGGATCCTTACTGGCGTGCTTGGTTAGTCTATTGGAATTCACTTATCCCCGCAGTATCACAATGGTTTGAAAAACGTGAATTAGAACATTGGAAAATTCAAGGCAGTGAGCAGTGGTTTAAAAAAATCAAAACGAAGGATCATCAGTCAACGGAAGTTGCTGGCAGTATAGATAGATGGGATGCACGGATGAAAGAGGATACTCTCTTGGTTGAAATACTGGATTACAAATTAAAAAACAGCAAGCAGATTTCCAAAAAAGATATAGAGCTTGGAGAGGAGATACAACTTCCCTTATATGCTCAATTAATGGATGAATATGAAGTGAATGCAAGCTATGTTTTCTTAGAAGACGACCCGGTAAAAGAGGTGACAGTCAATCATCTAGGGGAACTCAGTCAGCAGATTATTGATCGTTGGTTTACTATTTTACAAGATACTCAAGATGGGATGGGTTGGCCTGCTCATGCAGAGACTACAATCTGTCAGCGCTGTCAGTATCAAGGGCTATGTCGAAAACAATTTTGGCAATAATTGATGAACCAGCAAGCGAGACTTAATTATCATGCATTGAATCCACAATTCTCCGTAATGGTGGATGCCTGTGCAGGCACAGGTAAAACCTGGTTGCTGGTATCGCGTATTATCCGTTTACTTATGGATAACATTGCGCCCAACCGAATACTTGCCATCACTTTCACCAGAAAAGCTGCCGGAGAAATGCAGGATCGTTTGCAACAATGGTGTCGTCAATTGGCCTTTGAGGACGAATCATGGGTAAAATCTTTTTTAATTGAAAGAGGTATCGGTGAGAGTGAAATAAATCATTATGTACCCAAAGCAAGAGGTTTGTATCAATTACTCATGCTGCAATCAGGAGTCAGTATATGTACCTTTGATGAATGGTTTTTATCACTCATTCGACATGCTCCTTTATCATCAAACATCCAATATGACGTCAATCCTGGAATAGATCGATTAGCTCTACGCCATGAAGCCTGGGTGAATATATTAACCCAATTAGCCTTTAACAAAAACTCCTCCCTAGAAAAGCTTATTAAGGAAAAAGGTACTGAATCGATTAGACGGATTTTATTTGATGCTGCCAATTATCGTGTTGAATGGCAACTGTTAAACCGTCATCTGCGGCCACAACAATTATGGACTTCTGAAGATAATACACACTATCATGTATCCGAGCCGGATAAATGGTTCTATGATCAATACTTGATATCATTATTAACTTCCCTCACTCATCAACTCTCACAACTCAGTAATGCATTACGCCAGGCGGGTCTTGCTCTCTCTCAAATGGTGGCAGAACAAGCAACAATCACCGCTCTTTTATCATGGACGTTTACCCAAGAGGGGTTTGGAACACCTCGTCAAACATTGGTTAATGGCTTAAACGCTGCACAACAAAATGAGTTGATTAATGATTGGATTGACGTGATGGAAAAGTATCGGGAAGGCTATCGATACCAACTGGTATCTGAATTAAATATCAGACTTTATGAATGTGTTGATGAATTTATTCAAGAATTACTGCGTTTAAAGACGGTACATAATGAAGCAGATTTTTCTGATATATCTTTGTGGGTTTATCAATTACTCTGTGATCCTGTAGAGGCTCCCCATTGGTTTTATAGATTGGATGCACGTTATCAGCAGGTGTTAATTGACGAATTTCAGGATACTAGTCCTCTACAATGGCATATTCTGAAACAGTGGTTTTCTAACGCTAAAGAAGCTGAGTCTGATTTGACGCTTTTTTTGGTTGGTGATCCTAAACAAGCAATTTATCGATTTAGACGCTCTGACAGTCGTATTTTTGAGGAGGCAAGACACTTATTATTGTCCCAATATAAGGCGCAAGAGTTGACCTTATCGCAGTCCTACAGAAGCCATCATAATATTATTAATTTGGTTAACCGTTTGTTTGAAAATAGACCTGACTTTCCACATGTTAACCATTTACCAAAATTTAATGCTACCCACGGCGTAACCAAACTTTTCTTATTTGAGGATGCACCTGATACAGCACAGCAGACTCCCTTGGTAGAGCAGGTGGCTTTACGTCATCCACTTAAACAAGCTCGTCAGGATGAAAATAGAAACGCTTCAGAGGCTTTTTTAGTGGCACGTAATCTATTAAATGCTGTGGGGCAGCGTGAAATTATTACGGCTAATGGGAACAAGTTATTAAGCTTTGGTGATGTGTTGATATTGGCCAGAAGAAGACAGACGCTGCTTGTCTTTGAAGAGACTTTTCGGGATCATAATATTCCTTTTGTGAGTCAGCAGAAGGGGCAATTACTGTTTTATTTAGAGATTGAGGATTTGTTAAGGTTACTAAAA from the Ferrovum sp. JA12 genome contains:
- the hrpA gene encoding ATP-dependent RNA helicase HrpA; this translates as MQKPVLNPEFDGSLPIHDHLDEIRLLITQHQTLILCGETGSGKTTQIPKICLSLGFGQHKMIGCTQPRRLAARSVAQRLAQELKTEVGHGVGTKIRFQDRVNPTASAIKVMTDGILLAEINRDPRLTAYDVIIIDEAHERSLNIDFLLGYLKQILPSRPDLKLIITSATIETEKFSNFFHGAPIIEVSGRTYPVDIRYRPVQLEQEDNEDIENGSTKSHLLQVIDDLMKETHQGDVLVFLPGERDIRDVLDSLRRQQPAHTEIIPLFARLSQQEQDKIFSSSPYRRIVLSTNVAETSLTVPGIRFVVDSGLVRVKRFSQRNKIDQLLIEKNSQASAKQRAGRSGRTAPGICIRLYSEEDFNSRPAFTTPELLRSSLAGVILKMIHLKLGSIEDFPFIDPPSPKAIQSGRLELLELSAIDGNQNLTPIGQKIAKIPLDPHLSRMLIAAQEYQCVTEVLIITSFLSIQDPRERPFELRVQADQQHKQFAHPQSDFMSIINLWHAYLKELNGSKKHQLRWCHKHFLNFKRVREWHDLHHQLKQSIEALGITPNQKETTYDSLHNALLSGLISQIGNYHQDSESYLGVRGLKFKINKSSSLALKKPKWIMASEIIDTGILQARTVCQIQSHWIEKFAKGLMHYTLSPGEWDPIQGQAIAYENGTLYGLTVIQRRKVSLDQRDRDQAYSLLLRHLCVLQEYSGKIPNFVSQNHHTIESVALLEHKTRRQDVLIDEEAIVELYRHYIPSFITKAQELTNWYQKLSSQEKETLLFTPEQLKKHSSENATLVLYPDSLHIHGNDYPLLYRFDPGHPLDGVTLRIPLPLLGSLNESDIEWLVPGLIREKIQLLIKGLPPSIRRVLVPVPHCITLFLSRFSEKDGSLLTCLQTFIAEVYHQSISPESWPTLPKHLLMNLQVVTDSNEEIAQSRSLSQLKQHLSPLIEEEIQQLDNPLLHLPEITSWNFGELPEEIIVNKKGIRIILYPALVNEEGHLFIRAMDTPLEVQIKTQSGITRLVEIQLKSWLNPIEKNLTHSTELALLLCKLSPPPHQQVEGWLKKQWLHLLLKELVNSFSGKINNESSFSQLCLHIRSQLSTLIKLLNDKHRLLCELLKQFFTQQEKLKKAAYPDSYRDIIDHLNRLLNWSLYLDISLQEYLLRPRYVEGLLKRVERCILDPRQDQDKMKQTITFTTRLKEYRHKKGNSEPSQQFMKMLEEFYLSLYAQPMKTLYPISVQRLEKFWSEQLK
- a CDS encoding MBL fold metallo-hydrolase, producing MDNHVVKSFFDPGTWTYSYVVYSSRDLHCVIIDPVLNFQQESGHITYESADELLNFIRSERLVVDYILETHAHADHLSAGHYIQEETTAPIAIGEKITEVQKVFKSIFNFSHDFPTDGSDFNYLLKDKDVLNFGELSLEVLSVPGHTPACMAYKIGDTIFVGDTLFMPDVGTARCDFPGGDAKQLYHSVQKILSYPDDTLLYLCHDYPPPNRQTLQHKSTVKEQKEKNIHLHSGVSETEFVTIRNNRDKTLTLPKLIFPAIQLNIRAGKIPTPESNGVSYLKIPLMNSRC
- a CDS encoding FKBP-type peptidyl-prolyl cis-trans isomerase translates to MKQLMYFLLVSLSSFFIANNSFSASTEKTTMTLDGLTIIDHLIGTGATAKSGQQVSVHYTGWLYDANAKDHKGQKFDSSVDRNQPFQFILGAGQVIKGWDEGVAGMKVGGKRTLIIPSHLGYGSRGAGGVIPPNAKLMFDVELLEVN